In the candidate division WOR-3 bacterium genome, CTTGTTATCCCAAATCACCATTTTCCAAAATAAATAAGTTATTGTAAGTTAAAGACTTATAAAAAAGGGGGGAAATTTTGTGTCAGAAATTGGGGGGTATTTCCGTATTTATTATAGAGGGCTATGAAGAAGTTAAAAGAAATTATTAAGGATTTTCCCCTTTTGGAGGTATCCGCCTGGGGCGGATTTATAATTATCAGAAGAGAGATTAAGGAGGTATTATCGGGTAATTAGCAGTTAACAAAATGGCATTAAGAGTGAGATTTTTATCAAACAGGAGGGTTTTATCTTTATAAAAAGGGGTGTAGCATACAGGGGATGGTATCAGGGATTTAATGGAAGGGATAATATAAGGTCTAAAAGAAGGGATAATTTTACACCTAATTGGAGATTTAATAAAGGTTTTAATTGGGGATTTAATAAATACTCTAAAAGAGGGTATAATTGGAACTTTAATCCAGAGTTTAATAGAAGGGATAATAAAGAGTTTAATCCTATGTCTAATTAAGGGTTTAATCCGAAGGGAAAATAGAAGCCTAATTGCCATCCATTACGGGTCGCACCCGTCTGATTAAAGTCAATACCCAAGCACCGAAGGGGAAGAACGGAAAAAATCCTATTTACTCCAAGAAGAGAACCAGAGATTTTCTCCTTTCTCTTTCAATATCTCATCCGCATCCTGAGATAAGTCTTGGGAGTTGAGGCAACGGGTAATTACTTCCTTCTTAATCTTAAATTTGACTGCCTTTCCCGTTTTCCGATTTTTCACCCTCACCCAGCCTTTACCCTTCCTTAAAATTATATTCCCCTTACCCATCGTTGTCCCTAAAGAGCATTGTAAACCATCAATGATACAGGTAAAAGGTTTCCTTTTTTCTATACCAACTATTGCCAAAAGGTCAGTAATCCCCTCTGGCTTTAAGAACCTTTTTATTTCTTTTCCAATCCGAAAGCCTAAGGCAAGAAAAGGTCCATTATGGCCATGAAATTTTATCGCCTGGGAATAAGATAAGCCAATGCCTTGCGAATGCTGAGCCTTCAAATCCCGGAGGTAGAGAGCCTTTTCCAATCTATAATCTTTATCCCGTTCTTCCCTGCGGTCAATAAGCGGGAGAGGAGTGTAGAAAAGTCAACTCTGTCCCGATACTGAAGGAATTTGAAGAGGATGGGAAGATTTAACCCCGCGATGACCACAATATCCTTAAAATCTTCTTTCAAGGCTAAACAGACCTGAGAGCAACTTCCCCCCTCCACATCCACAAAGATAATAACCTTTTCGTTTTTGATGCGTGATAACTTACTTCTTAACCTCCGTTTCATCTCCGCGGCGGAGAGACCAGCATTAGAGAGAAAGGCAAAATCAGATACCTTCCCGAAGATTGACTCTAAGACCTTCTTGTAGGCTTGAGGTAAATCGGCATGGGCAAAAATGATACCGTAAACCTTTGCCATAACTATTCAATATCCTCAGTGATCCCCCGGTCAATAGTTGGTTTACCCTCCATAATCCTTGAGATCTCCTCATAGAAGGTTTTGGCTGGGTGATAACCGAGAATTTTCGCCAAATGGTTTTTGGCAATCACCTCACAGACCAAGGCTAAGTTCTTTCCCGGAATGACCGGCACCCGCACCAGAGGGATTTTTACACCCAAGATTTTGGTAAACTTATCCTCCAAACCGATTCTTTCAATCTCCATCCCTTTCCGGAAAGGAACCAGTTCGCAGACGACTTCAATCCTCTTTTGAATTCTTATCGCCCGCACCCCAAAAAGGGAGTAGATATCAACAATCCCTACCCCCCGTAATTCAATATGGTGGCGCAGTTTTTCCGATCGGGCAGCACTATACCCCATAATCACTCCTTCCCCCCGTCGCAAAACCTTCACCAGATCGTCCGCCACCAACCGGTGTCCCCG is a window encoding:
- a CDS encoding formylmethanofuran dehydrogenase subunit E family protein, translating into MEKALYLRDLKAQHSQGIGLSYSQAIKFHGHNGPFLALGFRIGKEIKRFLKPEGITDLLAIVGIEKRKPFTCIIDGLQCSLGTTMGKGNIILRKGKGWVRVKNRKTGKAVKFKIKKEVITRCLNSQDLSQDADEILKEKGENLWFSSWSK